In the genome of Ziziphus jujuba cultivar Dongzao chromosome 10, ASM3175591v1, the window GGATGCCTTCCTCCTGTCACTATCATATCAGTCTTGCGATTCAGATACATCCGGACAGGGCGGTGTAATTTGTGTGCTGCAAGTGCACATGCTGTTGCAATCTAAAATATAAGAAGCATGTTAAGCGACTTTAAACAAGGATGAATCTGAAGATTCTAAATAGCAGGATCAAAGATATCATAAAAATTTCTGTAACTAAATACTCACAGGCATGGCACGTATGGCTTTTCCCCCAAAGCCACCTCCAACTCTTCTTGTAATCACACGGACATTATGTTCAGGTATACCCAGACACTTTGCTATAACGATTTGTGCAGATTCAGGACACTGAATTGAACTATAAACCATGATGCAGTTGTCTTCATCTGGAATTGCAAGGGCAGTTTGTGACTCCATATAGAAATAGTATTGAGAACCAAGTTTGATCTGCATGTCACAATtcccaaaagaaaaatgaaataaagcaAGGATGCTTTAGTCATCAATGAGACTATGAAGATGTTTTTTATTAGTGAAACCAAGTCAATTAGTTTGTGTAACAGTTTAATGCTTCATGCATGTGCTTGTGTGCACAAGTGTGTGTAATGAGCACCCAAATGGAAAAGCAGAACTACCTCAGCAGAAATAATCTTGTGATCAGCTTCAGCCATTCCCTTCGATATATCACCAACTGGTTTTGGGTAAAGAATTGGAGGAACATCAAAGAAACTAGATCTTTTAACAGCCTCTTCAACAGATAAAATAGGTGGCTCTAGATCTTCCATTCCATATTCAACCACTGCACAGTTTGCAGCCCTATCTGCATGTTTCTGTGTATCTGCAACCTATCAAGTTGTTTTAAACCAATTAATTAAACACAGATATCCCctacaagaaagaaaatgaacttTCTTACACAATATGCAGATTCAACCAGAGAATATAAGCCACAAATGGTCAGATAATAATTAAGGAGTTACCACAAAGGCAAGACGCTGACCAGCACACTGAGTAACATCTTCAGCAAACAATGGTTCAGTACCAAACACGGACTTTGCCCCGACATTCTCCCCACGTTCAGGGATGTCCTTAAAAGATAAAACTGCTGCAATTCCACCTGGATTTGATTTTGGGTTGATTTCTATACTCTTCACCCATGCAGAAGGCTTTGTGCTGTAAATGAAAGCTCCATGTAAGCAATTCACAGGGGAAGgtatatcatctacatatacTGCTTCACCTACATAATTGATAAGCACAAAAGAGATCAATAGCATACAAATCAGTGTGTATAGATATAAATAGAAAAGACAGTATGAAGTggaattaatgaataaatactAATCATGAGCAATCATAAAAGAAGAAAGTTATCAAAGCTGAATAGCATTCAAGCATCAATATGAACCAAGGAAAAAGGATTCAGCCAGGATTCAGCCCCACCTCACCATcagaaaattgagaaaaataaaaacaggaTTCATCCAAAAAATTTCATGGATAAAAGTGGTTTCTGCAAGAAGTATCATCCAATGACTAATAAAAGCAAGGATCCAAAACGATTTTATGGACATCAGAGTTCTCACAAAAAAGCTACTGcgggggggaggagagagagagagagagagatgatcGAAACATACTTGAAAGTTGAAACCAATATgagaatataacataaaaatattattgccaGAACCATATGTACGTTCATTAAATATGCTTAATCATGTGATACAAACCTGAAGCTTGGACAACAGCCCCAGTTTTTGTAACGGGCTCACCAACTGGATAGTGCCTTTTGCTTAATTCCAGAGCCTGTTTTGAAGATGAAAGCATTTTTGAAACCTTCTTCTGGTAATATTGGTCATCTTTCTGTTCTGGTTTAGAATGTTTAAGCAATGAAGTACTACCAGATCCATCCAAGAAACTATTGGTAATTTCAGCACCACCATCTATCAGGGAGCTAAAGAACTCAAAAAGAAAACCAGCAGCCAAGCTTGATCTATAAGCAGGATATGCAGTGCCATCTTCTGGAACCACAATAGTTCTAACTAATTTGATAGCTTCATATAAAACATCATCACTTaacaattttccttttaaaaattccTCAATCCTTCCTGCCCTAATAGCATGTTTCGTCCCATAAGCACCAAAAGCCAACTGACAGTGATTCACCATGATTCCTTCAGAGGTCTTACATGGAGAAACTTCAGCTAAGAAGGCAGCATTTAAATAAGGCAATGCATTTCCCAGAGGTCTGGGTGCAGCTCGATAGGTTTCAAACAGCAAGGTAGTATTGTTTTCTGGAGAAACTTTCCTTATTGATGCCCAATTTGGGATTTTAACATTTATAAGTATGCTATTAAAATCTAATGGAGGCCTttctagaaactcctccaatgTAATTCTTTCAAACTGGTAACCACTCATTATATCTACTGTTGAACCTACAGCAAGAAGTATGGTAGCAATATCTGAAGGAAAATGTTTTCTTTGTGCCATCACCAAATTTCCGCCCACACTAGCTGTATTTCTGATGAACCCTGAAGCAATTTTCTCCATATGGTTGGCAAGTTTATTTAACACAATCTCATCCGTAGGAAGAAACTGATGCTTGTTTTCAGTCTTCAAAGTTTCAATAACTTTAGAGATTGTTACAGCTGCTCCAATCTCAACTCCTGTTTGATCAAATCTGAGTATTGAGAGTTCAGGAATATGTTTCAGATCAATATATCTGTCATAACTTTCTACTTCCTTGTAATATCCCATTCCTGTGTTACTAACTACTATTTTATTCTCACACCCTTTGCGAATATCATTAACTTTCAATAAGCTTTGAAGCTCCTCAACACTAGCAGGACTATACCAATTATATTTGTTAGAATCCAAAAAGATGCCAGACCTGATTTCCTTCTTTAAGAACTCTGGAAAGGTACAAAACTTGTCATCACGGTTATAGAAAGGTAACTTACTTATCTTTACTTCCTTACTCTCTCCCTTTCTCCAAAATGAATTTAACCCCAAATCCTCAATATCAACATCAGCTGCAAGACTCTTGCAGGCATCAGCAATGGATCGGTAACCAGTACAGCGACAGAGGTTCCCTGCAACAGCTTCTTCAGCTTCAGAAACAGTAAGCTTGGAGAACCCTGGAGGGGGCTCCAACCGATTGAGTTTTTCAGCATTGACAAGGGCCCCAAAGAGAGAAACACACATTCCAGGAGTACAAAAGCCGCATTGAGAAGCATGGAAGGCAGAGAACCTTTTGTGAATCGGGTGGAACCCATTTTTGCTATTTCCAAGGCCTTCAGATGTTGTAATTGAACATCTGTTTATACTGCAGAGTAGTGTCAAACACGAACTTATGGTAAAATCCTCTACTTTGTCAAGCACAGGGTCATACTTGGACAGAAGCACAACACAGGCACCACAGCCTCCTGCAACCATAAATTCAAAGCCATCTAAATTTACACCAGGTGCCGCAGAAGTCATAATCAGACatgataaaacttaaaaagagtaTTGAAAACCACCAAAAGAGTGACCATTAAGCATAATAAGTCCAGCTTAAACTCTAAATGTGCAAAGCATCAGCATAAAAAGTCTCTTTATTCCTTGAATTGGTTACCAAGGAAGTGGGAAAATGATTTTTATTCCTGAGATATATTAGTATCTGAAAAATAGAATTCTTTATCCTCTCAGATTTCATAGACAGTATCATTGGTCCCGACCAGTGACAGCATATTAAGGCTCAAATAAAGCTAACTTTACTGTTTGTCAGCAACATGATGATATAGTTGGATCAAACAAGCATCTGAAAATGAATATTTCACTCTCTCCGGAGTAACCATCATTTAAACCTGGCAACTCCTTAAATAGAGAAACAGCAACTACAATTTTTCTATACATCAAGAAGAGAAAAAGCCCAAATTGAATAAATTCACATTGCAGAACAAACATATATCACAAACTTAGACAACTATGCATAAACACATATAGGAAGAGAGAGATAGATAAGAGGGGAAATAAAAGGAACAACCTTCACCACAACTGAGCTTGACACTTTTGAAGGGAGTGTGTGAGCGCAAGAACTCAAGCAACGTGGTTGAAGGGTCAATGGTTGGAAGTTCAAACCTCTCACCATTAACAGCAAGTACCAAACTTCCGTTTGTTCCTGTTTCCGTCTCCACCGCCATTTCTGAAAGCAACCCAGTTTGAGATTCACTATTGTAGACATTGCCGGCCAAGTCTTGGtgaaagaataacaataatataggCAAAAGACACaactttttctaataaaaaaggtatatattatcatattttttatcaaaaaaaaaaaaaaaaaaaacaaatatagattCACTATTGTAGACATTGCCGGCCAAGTCTTGGTGAAAGAATAACAATAACATAGGCAAAAGACaactttttctaataaaaaaggtataaattatcatcttttttatcaaaaaaaaaaacaaatatatatatatatatatatttatatttattatcaactTATTTTATGGTTTAGATTTTCTGAACTTACATTTCCATTTAACGGTAACTATTCTCTATTCTTTTCCACAGTTCATGCCTTTGGAGACTTGCTCACCCTTCTAAAGTCAAACAATCCTTTTCTCATGATTGAAAATGCAGAATTTTAGCAGTGTAGGTGTTGTGTAGGTAacaatttcccttttttttattttataaatattcaataagcAGTTTAACGTTTTATCAAAGAAAtccttatattaaataaatcaaaattttaagatttggTAAATTGAAAATATCGTGCGGTATAGAAAATGCCAAAGAACTCCATTTCAGTGCTGAGAAATTGATTGCCACAGTCTTATTTAATAATGGATATTGCACATGTCATCTAGTCTGTCCATACTTTCACTGCTTGCATCATATACAGATACTTTATCAAGTCCAATTAtagtttattataaaaattcaaaagaggaaataattatttagaaaataattatgtatcctttttatttttaaaaagaggaAATATTCATTATCTTTCAAGCAACAATCCCTAAATTCAAAGGCTACAAATCACatcaaaagaaatatatatatatatatatatattgtaaaaaaaggagaaaatatcaaattatcatGATTTTCAAGATCATCTATATTGTATCATCAAATTATTACATTTATTACTTCAActaatttaaattcttttttagattaatttttatcaaaaattgtCCAAATAACGGTCATTGTTacataaaacattaattttccCTTGGAAAGTCATCCCCTATGTCCGAAACAAACAAAACCATGTATTATTTTGTACAATTTTTTATCTCCAGCCCACCAATAAAAGTTtctaaccccaaaaaaaaaaaaaaaaaaagtcttaatcATTCAAAATATGTTCTTATGGTTGTAGCCACTTTATAGATACGAGGATGCATTTCTCCTTCAGATGGAGaataacatatattaatatgttattgGATTCAATGTCTCCCTTTTTAAGCcatttgttgttattaatatatatatatatatataaggtgaCAAAAACAATGCTAGAAGTAAACGCGTTTCAATATCGTGCCAACCAATAAGATTAGTATTCTGGTGACCAATTGATGGGCGGTTTGTTTTTAACAAGACAAGCCCACGTGATAGTTTTTCAAAATGGTATTTTAATCAATGAAGCATATGTATGTGCTTCAATAAcactaaaattttcaaaatggtaTTTTAATCAATGAAGCATATGCATGTGCTTCAATAACACTAAAACTTGCACCAAAATAGGTAGATTGAGTGATAAAatacattttcattttcttaccACAACCTGCCATAAATATTCTTACCAGAAAAACCAGGCCATATCTTCTTATTTACATAAATGCtcctccttttttatttttgacactAAACAGATTtctaaagaaaaaaggaaataagaAGTAGAAATTTATCTGATAATAGCTTCTTTGACTTTTCTGTCTGCATTCATTCCATTATAAAAAGCTCCTCCACTTTTTCTTTGGCCTAAACTCCATTCCAAGTACTTCTCCACAATGTCAAGCCCACAAAGCTCCTTCACAGCATGCATGGTAGCTGGAACATCCAATTGGAATGTTGACTCTGAACCATCTTGGCCGCTCCATGAAAGAAGCTGTTTTCTAGCTTCTTTAATCGCAGATCTTGCAGCACAATGAACTGAAACTGCTAGCAGTAATGGTGGCTCACCAGAAGCTGCACAAACCAAGAAATTTCAGTTTAACTTTGCTAAGCATGAGATAATCTGAATATAGAAATGAGAGTGTGTTTCACAGATTGCTTAAAAAACAAAGTTTCTACACTTTCACTAGTTTGAAAATATAGACTTTCCATGGGGAAAAGAGATTGTTTATAACACTTGAAAATATAGACTTTCCATGGGGAAAAGAGATTTGTTTATAACACTTGCATTGCGTGTATACCAAACttacaccaaaaaaaagaaaaaaagaaaaaaagaaattctataTGCAATAAGAGAAATGTTACCAAATTATGAATGCCAAGTGTGACAGAActtatatatcaatttatatgtaaaatattgtGAATAGTTTGTTGCTTTTACTATTAGTCCATCGAAATATTGAAGAAACATACCTTTTGAAGAAAGAATACGTTTTTCGTGATGGCTGCTGTTTAATATTTCGACATTTAACTGTTTAGGTATGGTGTCCATCGAAGGAATCTTGTATGTCCATGTACTATCAGTGATCAGCAATCCATCAGAATTTGTAAGGTATTCTTCGAACATGAAAAACCCAATTCCTTGAACAAAAGCTCCCTCAATCTGCAACAACCAGTTTCCATTTAAATATCAAGAAACTCTTAGGCAcaagacaaaataaaatcataggAAAGAAAACACTCCCAAGCTACAAGTATTGAACAATTTTTGCCCCCATTGTATCCATGGATaggatcttaaatatttgacgACAATAAAACCATTAACATGCAACTCAAAATACTAAATAAGATTCAACACAAAAGTAACTAATAACACATAAATTTAATCAAGTAGTACATAAGAAGTCCAAGCTAACCTGTCCTAAATCCACAGCAGGGTTGAGACTCTGTCCACCATCATACATAATATCCACTCGCAAAATTGTGGTTTCTCCAGTCAGAAGATTCACCTCAACCTGTTAGAAGATAGCTTTGTAAACATTTGATCAAGTATTTCACTATCCTCAATTTGGTTTTCATGCAGAAAGTCTGGAATTTACAGcattaatttttcaacaataTGGTACATGGCATCACTATGTTCTGATGTATATTCTGATCAAGAAGGTAGTTACAACTTAGAAGTTTAATTGGGAAAGCTACTTTAATTTAAGAACATGTAAAATGAAAAACCCATGAGGTAGAAACTTGCCTCACTCACTGCTACACCATAGTTTATGTATGAACTTGATGAAGCGTCAGGGACATAGAGAGCACTTGCTGATAAGTTCACAGATTGCATGTGTGCCTGCAAAAAGATTTGTGGTCTCTGGTGAAGGTACTTGAAAATTCATAATtccaaataaatacaaaaggaaAAGCAGTTATTGACAAGTATCTACTTGTATTATGAATTTGTTAACTAGGATTTTCTTGGTAACATGCCTGAACTTGGGATCAACCCAACTTATTGTTTCTATTCTTGACTCACAAACTAAAAATGCAAATTCATAGGACTGAATTTTATGTTGCCTCTGTCACAAATAACatttatttaagtttatttAAGACCACAAATGTCAACCCAGCTGTCAAAGGAAATATTTTTTCTACCATTAGGAAAAGAAACATCTTGAAGTCGGTATCAATTGCACAGCAATAAGCTGTTAGAAAGCCATCCTAACAAAGCTTTCATTCAATCACCAAGCACTAAAAAAATAGAGAAGGGAAAAGGTATGATGCACTAGTTCTTATGTTCCTATTGTATCATGATCAGTAATCTTGCTGAAACAAGGCCTTGACAAAATGCAGACAAAAAGAACCACAAATACGGTTAACCACTTCAAGACGGCTTATTCATGTCTTGTACAAGTCAAAATGTGATTGGAAAAAAGTAATATCCAAATAGATACCTGAGAAATAAGAGTCTCCCATTTGATAGGTCCCATTTGCTCCTGCAACCTTTCATTGAGAGGACTCAGCCTCTCAACCAGAATGTTACAACAAAGTCTAACTGCCGCACAACTAGACTCTGATGTAGTGCTTCCACCAGTGATACGCCCTTGAATTAAGCTTAATGTGTCAGCTTGTATGACTCGCACTCTATCCAGGAGCTCTCCATCTCCATTACATTGGATTGATCTGAGAGCAAAAGCAGCCATCTGTTTTACCTTTGTCCACAGCCCTTGGCCAAGTTCAATCCCcccaatttcaataataatagagCCATCCTTTAGAACGCTTACCCTCCCTGAAACTGGTTTCATTAACACTGTATACAAAATAGGTACACGAGAAATTCCCCTTTTCTTCCATTTATTGTacttattatattcttttaccATTTCAACCCTTTGATTAAAGCTTGAAGACACAGCTAATTTATCCCACATTGAGGGTAAAGTATACTCCAGATGTTCACCTGCACTATCCCTGTAAAATAATTTAAGGCTGTTGTATGTCTGAAGATTCACATTTCTGACAGAATCAACTTCCAATGAAAGGCTAGATGCAACATGTTCAATTATAGCTTCAGCAATAAATGATCCCTGTAAATCTCCAGGGGCTCGCATTGCAGTCTTAGTTATATTGTTTGTTTTGCATAGCTTTATGTCAAAAGATAAAGCACCCCAATTATACTTCTGAAGTGAACTCAATATAGTGCGCGGCATTACTGGACTTATATCTGGAAAAATCCCTGCATCAATCAATATTTCTAGTTGTAAAGCTGTAATCTTTCCATCAGACTTGAATCCAACAGTATAAGTGATTTTCATGGGATGCCTTCCTCCTGTTGTTATCATATCAGTCTTGCGATTGAGATATGTCCGGACAGGGCGGCGTAGTTTATGTGCTGCAAGAGCACATGCCGTTGCAATCTAAATTATGAGAAGCAAGTGAACATATAGGCATTGattaatatgaatattttaaacatAAAGATCAAAGACATCACATTATGATCATGTCATACAATCACTATTTAATGCTTATACTAATTTTTGTTGTCCAACCTTAGGCTAGAAAATAGGAAAACCACAATCATGatctaaattttgcaaaaatgttgCAGCATAAAGATTCTAGGGATGAAATACTTACAGGTATGGAAGGTATAATCTTTCCACCAAAGCCACCTCCAACTCTTCTTGTAAGAACGCGGACATTATGTTCAGGTATACCCAGGCATCTTGCAATAGTACTGTGTGCATACTCGGGTCCCTGAGCTGAACTGTAAACCACAATGCAGTTGTCTTCATCTGGAATTGCAAGAGCAGTTTGTGTCTCCATATAGAAATAGTATTGAGAACCAAGTTTGATCTGGATGTCACAATTCCAGGAAAAACTTGGAAAGTAAGCAAGGATATGTAAGCGTTTGGATAAATCAACAAAAAGTAAGATATAAGGACTACCTCAGATGTAATCTTGTAATCAGCTTCAGCCATTCCTTTCAATATATCACCAACTGGTTTTGGGTAAATGGAAGGAGGAATCTCAAAGAAACTAGATCTTTTAACAGCCTCTTCTAAAGATAAAATAGGTGGCTCTAGATCTTCAAGTCCATAATTAACCACTGCACAGTTTGCGGCCATATCTGCATGTTTCTGTGTATCCGCAACCTAACAAAATTCTTTAGAAGAGTTAATTTAATGCAGAGATCCTCACCAGGAcaagaaaatagaagaaaaaaaggaacttCCTTGGGATTCCGAAAATATGCACAGACAGCAAGTGGAAAAAAGTACAGCATTATTAGCTAATGGTTAAGGAATTACCACAAAGGCAAGACGCTGACCAGCACAAAGAGTAAGACCTTCAGCAAACAATGGTTCGGTACCGAACTTATGTTTTGATCCTATATTCTCCCCAAGTTCGGGAATGTCTTTATAAGATAGAACTGCTGCAACTCCATCTGGATGTgggctggagttgacttttataCTCCTCACCCTTGCTAGAGGCTTTTTGCTATAAATGAACGCTCCATGTAAGCAGTTTGTTGGTGAAGgaatgtcatctacatatacAGCCTCACCTGCATAATCAATGAGCTTAAATGAGATTTGAAGATTAGCTTTTAAGAGCATGCAAAAAGAAAGCAGTGTAAACATATAAACACAAGAGACAAACTATAAAGTGCAGTCAATGAAATAATCACTAATAATGTTATAATCAACCTGAAGCTTGGATGGCTCCTCCAGATTTTGCAATTGGCTCACCAATTGGATAGTAGCTTTTACTTAATTCCACCACTTGCTTTGCGGAAGATAGCAATGTCGGAACCTTATCAGAGTAAAGTTGGTCATAACTCTGAGTTAGTTCAGAATGTTTGATCAACGAAGTACTTTTGTATTCATCCAAGAAACCATTGGTGGTTTTAGCACCCGAATCTATTAAGGAGATTAAGAACTGGAAAAGAAAACCAGCAGCCAAGCTTGACCTATATGCAGGATTTGCAGTGCCATCCTCAGGAAGCACAGTAGCTCGAACTAATTTGACAGCTTCATATAAAacctcaaaatttaaaaattttccagtTAAAAATTCCTCTACCTTTCTTGCCTTATTAGCATGTTTTGTCCCATAAGCACCAAAAGCCAACTGACAATGATTCACCAAGATTCCATCAGAAATCTCAGATGGAGAAACTTCAGCCAAGAAGGCAGCATTTAAATAAGCCAATGCATTTCCCAAAGGTCGGGGTGCAGCACGATAGATGTCAAAGAGCAGGATAGTATTACTTTCTGGATTAACTTTCCTAACTGATGGGATTTTGACACTTACAAGTACACTGTTAAAATTTAATGGTGGCCTTTCCAGAAACTCCTCCAATGTAATTCTTTCCAATTGGTGACCACTCATTATATCCACTGTTGAACCCACAGCAAGAAGTATGGTTGCAATATCTGAAGGAAAATGTTTCCTCTGTGCCATTACCAAATTTCCTCCCACACTAGCTGTATTTCTGATGAACCCTGAAGCAATTTTCTCCATATGGTTGGCAAGTCTTTTGAACACAATCTCATCTCTTGGAAGAAATTCATGCCAGTTTTCATGCTTCagagttttaataattttggagATTGTTACTGCTGCTCCAATCTCAACTCCTGTTTGATCAATCCTAAGCATTGAGAGTTCAGAAATATGTTTCAGATCAATATATCTGTCATAACGTTCTAGTTCCTTGTAATAACCCATCCCTGTGTTACTAACTAGTACTTTAGTCCCAGTCCCTTCATTACCTTTCAATAAGCTTTGAAGCTCCTCAACACTGGCAGGAGTATACCAATTATATCTTTTCGAATCCAAAGAGACGCCAGACTTAATTTCCTCCTTTAGAAACTCTGGAAATGTACGAATCTCATCATTACAGTTATACAAAGGCAACCTGCTCATCTTTACTTCCTTAGTCTCTCCCTTTCTCCAAAAGGAGTTGAACCCCAAATCCTCAATATCAACATCAGCTGCAAGACTCTTGCAGGCATCAGCAATGGGTCGGTAACCAGTACATCGACAGAGGTTCCCTGCAACAGCCTTTTCTGCTTCAGAAACAGTGAGCTTGGAGAGCCCTGAAGGGGGCTCCAATTGACTTGTTTTCTCAGCATTGACAAGAGCCCCAAAGAGTGAAACACACATTCCAGGAGTACAAAAGCCACACTGAGAAGCATGGAAACCAGAGAATCTTTGGTGAATTGGATGGAACCCATTTTTGCTATTTCCAAGTCCTTCAGATGTTGTAATTGAACATCTGTTTATGCTGCAAAGCAGTGTCAGACAAGAACTTATTGTAAAATCCTCGACTTTGTCATGCACAGGATCATACTTGGACAGCAGCACAACACAAGCACCACAACCTCCTGGTACAAAAATTTAACAGTTTATCTAAATTACACAAGTTTCATAGAAGGCCATAAGCATCCATGATAAAAGTATTTAAATCAGCAAATATAAAGTAGTGGCACCATAATAAGACTTGCTTAAATTCTATATGTGCCTACCATCATCATAGAAGAAGTGCCTTTGTTCATCATAATTGATGCCCAAGCAAAGCAAGTAATTTTATGCCTTATCAACCCCTTCAACTTCAACTTGTAGGGTTCAAGTAGAGCTCAACGGGAATTTGATTTTAACATCAAACAACTGATTTAAAGTTCAATTGATGATTTGTTTAACTTGAACTCTCATAACTTAAAATTCAACCCTTGACAAGTTAAACTTGATTCCCTATGAGTTCAATTTGAAGGGATTCAACATCTTTGAAATACATCCTTCCATGCATCAAACAAAAGCCAAATTGAAGACcgacaaatatttatatctcaTTCATTTAATTCTTCTTTATCATACAACCTATATTAATCAAAAACTAGGAgatcaagaaaaaagaaacattcACGAAGATAtacatatagagagagagaggaaaacagAACAAACCTTCACCACAACCAAGCTTGACACTTTTGAAGGGAGTCTGTGTACGCAAGAACTCGAGCAAAGTGGTTGAAGGATCAACTGTTGGAAGCTCAAACCTCTCACCATTAACAGCAAACACCAAACTTCCAGTTCTTCTTTCTGTCTCCGCCGACATTTCTTGAAGTCATCCAGGTTGGTTACTGGATGATAGACATTGCTGGCCATGTCACTGTGAATGATGTTGATAGACAAAAATGCCAGTGTCACtgtgaataatattatttatagaccaaaatttaattttagaacAAGCATAAAGGAAATAGtctatatttaaacaaaaataaataaagcatattaaacacacacacacacacacacacatatttatagacaaaaatttaattttagaacAAGCATAAAGGATCTAGtctatataacaaaaataaataaagcatattaaacacacacacacactctctttTACACTCTATCATGTCagattttttttatccatattcTTGTTTATATGTTTCCAGGAAGTCAAAAAAGaggccttttattttattttatttttttcctagtGTCAACAAAACTACGTCGTTTCACATGTTGGGTTATGAAACTGTATAATTAGTTTAACTACGTTAGAATAATTAGGTGGATTTGGcataattagtttaatttatttattggtttagGATATTTCTAATAATGGGATTGGATACTTTATTATTTAAGTGTGTGATAAAGTCCATTAGAATT includes:
- the LOC107410357 gene encoding abscisic-aldehyde oxidase-like isoform X2 — protein: MAVETETGTNGSLVLAVNGERFELPTIDPSTTLLEFLRSHTPFKSVKLSCGEGGCGACVVLLSKYDPVLDKVEDFTISSCLTLLCSINRCSITTSEGLGNSKNGFHPIHKRFSAFHASQCGFCTPGMCVSLFGALVNAEKLNRLEPPPGFSKLTVSEAEEAVAGNLCRCTGYRSIADACKSLAADVDIEDLGLNSFWRKGESKEVKISKLPFYNRDDKFCTFPEFLKKEIRSGIFLDSNKYNWYSPASVEELQSLLKVNDIRKGCENKIVVSNTGMGYYKEVESYDRYIDLKHIPELSILRFDQTGVEIGAAVTISKVIETLKTENKHQFLPTDEIVLNKLANHMEKIASGFIRNTASVGGNLVMAQRKHFPSDIATILLAVGSTVDIMSGYQFERITLEEFLERPPLDFNSILINVKIPNWASIRKVSPENNTTLLFETYRAAPRPLGNALPYLNAAFLAEVSPCKTSEGIMVNHCQLAFGAYGTKHAIRAGRIEEFLKGKLLSDDVLYEAIKLVRTIVVPEDGTAYPAYRSSLAAGFLFEFFSSLIDGGAEITNSFLDGSGSTSLLKHSKPEQKDDQYYQKKVSKMLSSSKQALELSKRHYPVGEPVTKTGAVVQASGEAVYVDDIPSPVNCLHGAFIYSTKPSAWVKSIEINPKSNPGGIAAVLSFKDIPERGENVGAKSVFGTEPLFAEDVTQCAGQRLAFVVADTQKHADRAANCAVVEYGMEDLEPPILSVEEAVKRSSFFDVPPILYPKPVGDISKGMAEADHKIISAEIKLGSQYYFYMESQTALAIPDEDNCIMVYSSIQCPESAQIVIAKCLGIPEHNVRVITRRVGGGFGGKAIRAMPIATACALAAHKLHRPVRMYLNRKTDMIVTGGRHPMKITYTVGFKSDGKITALQLDILINSGFSPDISPVMPHNIFSALKKYNWGALSFDIKVCKTNLTSKSAMRAPGEVQGSFIAEAIIEHVASTLLLEVDSVRNANLHTYDSLKLFYKESAGESLEYTLPLIWDKVAESSSFNQRVQMVNESNRCNKWKKRGISRVPIVHGVLLRPTPGRVSILKDGSVVVEVGGIELGQGLWTKVKQMAAFALGSIQCNGDGDLLDKVRVIQADTLSLIQGGFTAGSTTSESSCEAVRLCCNMLVERLTPLKEKLQEQMGPIKWEMLIFQAHMQAVNLSASSYYAPDMLSTSYLNYGAAVSEVDTHQSKVIGKHVAGKLTMELLIKK
- the LOC107410357 gene encoding indole-3-acetaldehyde oxidase-like isoform X1 yields the protein MAVETETGTNGSLVLAVNGERFELPTIDPSTTLLEFLRSHTPFKSVKLSCGEGGCGACVVLLSKYDPVLDKVEDFTISSCLTLLCSINRCSITTSEGLGNSKNGFHPIHKRFSAFHASQCGFCTPGMCVSLFGALVNAEKLNRLEPPPGFSKLTVSEAEEAVAGNLCRCTGYRSIADACKSLAADVDIEDLGLNSFWRKGESKEVKISKLPFYNRDDKFCTFPEFLKKEIRSGIFLDSNKYNWYSPASVEELQSLLKVNDIRKGCENKIVVSNTGMGYYKEVESYDRYIDLKHIPELSILRFDQTGVEIGAAVTISKVIETLKTENKHQFLPTDEIVLNKLANHMEKIASGFIRNTASVGGNLVMAQRKHFPSDIATILLAVGSTVDIMSGYQFERITLEEFLERPPLDFNSILINVKIPNWASIRKVSPENNTTLLFETYRAAPRPLGNALPYLNAAFLAEVSPCKTSEGIMVNHCQLAFGAYGTKHAIRAGRIEEFLKGKLLSDDVLYEAIKLVRTIVVPEDGTAYPAYRSSLAAGFLFEFFSSLIDGGAEITNSFLDGSGSTSLLKHSKPEQKDDQYYQKKVSKMLSSSKQALELSKRHYPVGEPVTKTGAVVQASGEAVYVDDIPSPVNCLHGAFIYSTKPSAWVKSIEINPKSNPGGIAAVLSFKDIPERGENVGAKSVFGTEPLFAEDVTQCAGQRLAFVVADTQKHADRAANCAVVEYGMEDLEPPILSVEEAVKRSSFFDVPPILYPKPVGDISKGMAEADHKIISAEIKLGSQYYFYMESQTALAIPDEDNCIMVYSSIQCPESAQIVIAKCLGIPEHNVRVITRRVGGGFGGKAIRAMPIATACALAAHKLHRPVRMYLNRKTDMIVTGGRHPMKITYTVGFKSDGKITALQLDILINSGFSPDISPVMPHNIFSALKKYNWGALSFDIKVCKTNLTSKSAMRAPGEVQGSFIAEAIIEHVASTLLLEVDSVRNANLHTYDSLKLFYKESAGESLEYTLPLIWDKVAESSSFNQRVQMVNESNRCNKWKKRGISRVPIVHGVLLRPTPGRVSILKDGSVVVEVGGIELGQGLWTKVKQMAAFALGSIQCNGDGDLLDKVRVIQADTLSLIQGGFTAGSTTSESSCEAVRLCCNMLVERLTPLKEKLQEQMGPIKWEMLIFQAHMQAVNLSASSYYAPDMLSTSYLNYGAAVSEVEVNLLTGETTILQVDIIYDCGQSLNPAVDLGQIEGAFVQGIGFFMSEEYLTNSDGLVVAEGTWTYKIPSLDTIPKQFNVEILNSGHHEKRILSSKASGEPPLLLAVSVHGATRAAIKEARKQLLSWSSQNGSESIFQLGVPATMPVVKELCGLDMVERYLEWSLGSNK